A DNA window from Hydra vulgaris chromosome 13, alternate assembly HydraT2T_AEP contains the following coding sequences:
- the LOC136072681 gene encoding endosomal/lysosomal proton channel TMEM175-like, which yields MTNETRTEVDNNHSKEDQNFGRTREEHKRLDEAYNEYIDENLPGDHHRGDITSSDRMLAYSDAVMATCATFLVLPIRNLKVLMKSTPINNAKVLNTTTHSLKTMQVYINITNTKNQTLSEFIKSFSNEFIMFFIGFLIVLTIWENMNLRAIVIKRVDDFILTLVIFEMLATTVLPFTLALQGHYPYEKVSVLSTCVVLGILQIIDIGIILYATHSPNLLHVDLKNWSKANLRELSLIMIFRPLISLILLITAGLFCLVHFAVSWAFIALLIVMPTIRKVYWFVRRRMKGINEGKKGSFLEHYSKGNISKERIEIMSDAAVAIVACILILDITVEEFPEPDKLNGHSLTYALNHMKTEFLTFLATFCLVSALWYVNHAVIHLIRTVNSIILYFQKIFLSFCCLCPLAGNMVSSFATKGNNESKVAIRFSAMIVFISSSANFIIILYGLLTGSKYLHEWASFEHFQKNKRQHIYTLTKALILPFWSLICTLGSLGSPFAAPYVLYVTYLAAPCSFFASKFILMNHIGKTTAYLKKNILRRTFHSNNKKPEYVYTEKDLFHATNKIENSLETRYPDSYVIRNENINEQ from the coding sequence atgacAAACGAAACAAGAACTGAAGTTGATAACAACCATAGCAAAGAAGATCAAAATTTTGGCAGAACAAGGGAGGAGCATAAGCGTCTAGATGAAGCCTATAATGAGtacattgatgaaaatttacCAGGTGACCATCATCGAGGGGATATTACCTCTTCTGATCGAATGCTTGCTTATTCTGATGCTGTGATGGCAACATGCGCAACATTTCTTGTACTACCAATAAGAAACTTAAAAGTCCTCATGAAATCCACTCcaataaataatgcaaaagttttaaatactacaacacatagtttaaaaacaatgcaagtatatataaacataacaaataCCAAAAACCAAACTTTATCTGAATTTATTAAATCGTTTTCTAACgagtttataatgttttttattggcTTTCTTATTGTTCTTACAATTTGGGAAAACATGAACCTTCGAGCAATTGTGATAAAACGCgttgatgattttatattaactttggtaatttttgaaatgttagCAACTACCGTGCTTCCGTTTACATTGGCTTTGCAGGGCCATTATCCTTATGAAAAAGTATCAGTTCTATCGACGTGCGTAGTATTAGGAATTCTCCAAATAATAGatattggaattattttatACGCCACACATTCACCAAACCTTTTacatgttgatttaaaaaactggTCGAAGGCTAATCTTCGTGAATTGagtttaataatgatttttcgACCGTTAATTAGTTTAATTCTACTAATAACTGCTGGCCTGTTTTGTTTAGTTCATTTTGCTGTGTCATGGGCTTTCATAGCATTATTAATTGTCATGCCAACAATTCGAAAAGTTTACTGGTTTGTTCGTCGAAGAATGAAAGGTATTAATGAAGGGAAAAAGGGATCATTTCTAGAGCATTATTCAAAaggaaatatttcaaaagagcGTATTGAAATTATGAGCGATGCAGCTGTCGCAATTGTAGCATGTATTCTTATACTCGACATTACTGTTGAAGAGTTTCCCGAACCAGATAAACTCAATGGCCACAGTCTCACCTACGCACTGAACCATATGAAGACGGAGTTTCTTACCTTTCTTGCAACTTTTTGCTTGGTATCTGCTTTGTGGTACGTTAACCATGCCGTGATACATCTAATAAGAACTGTTAACTCCATTATATtgtattttcagaaaatatttctttcattttgttgCCTTTGTCCTCTTGCTGGAAACATGGTATCAAGTTTTGCTACAAAAGGAAATAATGAATCAAAAGTTGCTATTCGTTTTTCTGCAATGATTGTGTTTATTTCGAGTAGCgcaaattttatcattattctGTATGGTTTACTTACTGGATCAAAATACTTACATGAGTGGGCTTCATTTGAACACTTCCAAAAAAACAAACGTCAACATATTTACACTTTGACTAAGGCATTAATTTTACCATTTTGGTCATTGATATGTACCTTAGGGAGTCTGGGATCTCCATTTGCAGCACCTTACGTACTGTACGTAACATACCTTGCTGCACCTTGCTCATTTTTTGCttcaaaatttattcttatgaaTCATATTGGTAAAACAAccgcatatttaaaaaaaaacattttacgtcGAACGTTCCATTCTAACAATAAGAAACCCGAGTATGTTTACACAGAAAAAGATTTGTTTCATGCAACAAACAAGATCGAAAACTCGTTAGAAACAAGATATCCGGATAGCTATGTAATAAGAAACGAGAATATAAATGAACAATAA